A region from the Streptomyces sp. 3214.6 genome encodes:
- a CDS encoding S9 family peptidase encodes MSAIPGGTTAFHDLPAFLAQPRVNSLALSADGGRLVAAVQTLSEDRTRFVSGLWEIDPAGEREALRLTRSGKGESGPAFGPDGVLYFLSEREDDSEEDKHEGAALWALPGRGEAAVVARHPGGITAFTVARDSGALAHTAGLLPGAADADAHGKLRTARKDAKVTAILYEAGPTRAWDRDLGPEEQHTFVRAGAEGAVVDAGGQGVGLEHPGDVALSPDGTRVAYTRFVPGRVPAENRTAVVVADAATGEEVFVLGDVEHLYEAPVFTHDGSAVVCSRMTWPTYDESMDMTLVRVGVDGGEAVDLLPGFDNWPVGAVCSPVDDALFFVADVEGHAPVFRRDADGAVTRLTASGAYGSLCVAPEGRTLYALRNAIDSPPRPVRFEAGVADQTPVELPAPGAFDALPGTLTEVHANAADGYRLRGWLVLPEGASAENPAPLLVAVHGGPQGSWNGWTWRWNPWPFAARGYAVLLPDPALSTGYGQQGHRRGWGQWGGVPYTDVMALTDATEARDDIDAARTALGGGSYGGYMANRVATSTDRFKAIVSHAGLWDLRSFQGDTDAPWYFQCIFGDPVTRPERYEAHSPYLDAAKIRTPMLVIHGAKDYRVPVGQGAALFQDLQRFEVPAKYLYFPDENHWILSPGHIQVWYEAFLNFLDHHVLGAEWQRPGLL; translated from the coding sequence ATGTCTGCGATCCCCGGTGGCACGACCGCCTTCCACGACCTGCCCGCGTTCCTCGCCCAGCCTCGCGTCAACTCCCTTGCGCTGTCCGCCGACGGTGGCCGTCTCGTCGCCGCCGTGCAGACGTTGTCGGAGGACCGGACCAGGTTCGTGTCCGGGCTGTGGGAGATCGATCCGGCCGGGGAGCGCGAGGCGCTGCGCCTGACCCGGTCGGGGAAGGGCGAGTCCGGGCCCGCGTTCGGCCCGGACGGGGTGCTGTACTTCCTGTCGGAACGCGAGGACGACAGTGAGGAGGACAAGCACGAGGGCGCCGCGCTGTGGGCGCTGCCCGGGCGTGGTGAGGCCGCCGTCGTGGCCCGGCACCCGGGCGGGATCACCGCGTTCACCGTCGCCCGGGACTCCGGCGCGCTGGCCCACACCGCCGGGCTGCTGCCCGGGGCCGCCGACGCCGACGCACACGGCAAGCTGCGCACGGCGCGCAAGGACGCGAAGGTCACCGCGATCCTGTACGAGGCCGGGCCGACCCGCGCCTGGGACCGCGATCTCGGCCCCGAGGAACAGCACACCTTCGTGCGCGCGGGGGCCGAGGGCGCCGTGGTCGATGCCGGCGGGCAGGGCGTCGGCCTCGAGCACCCCGGGGACGTGGCGCTGTCGCCCGACGGGACGCGAGTGGCCTACACCCGGTTCGTACCCGGCCGGGTGCCCGCCGAGAACCGCACCGCCGTGGTGGTGGCAGACGCGGCCACCGGCGAGGAGGTCTTCGTCCTGGGCGATGTGGAGCACCTCTACGAGGCGCCGGTGTTCACGCACGACGGCTCGGCGGTCGTGTGCTCGCGGATGACGTGGCCGACTTACGACGAGTCGATGGACATGACGCTCGTCCGGGTCGGCGTGGACGGCGGCGAGGCCGTCGATCTGCTGCCCGGGTTCGACAACTGGCCCGTCGGCGCCGTCTGTTCGCCGGTCGACGACGCCCTCTTCTTCGTGGCCGATGTGGAGGGGCACGCGCCCGTCTTCCGGCGGGACGCGGACGGCGCCGTGACCCGGCTCACCGCCTCGGGCGCGTACGGCTCGCTCTGCGTGGCCCCCGAAGGGCGGACGCTGTACGCGCTGCGCAACGCGATCGACTCGCCGCCGCGGCCGGTCAGGTTCGAGGCCGGCGTCGCCGACCAGACGCCGGTCGAGCTGCCCGCCCCCGGTGCGTTCGACGCGCTGCCGGGCACCCTCACCGAGGTGCACGCCAACGCGGCGGACGGGTACCGGCTGCGCGGCTGGCTCGTGCTGCCCGAGGGCGCGTCGGCCGAGAACCCCGCGCCGCTGCTCGTCGCCGTGCACGGCGGGCCGCAGGGCAGCTGGAACGGCTGGACCTGGCGGTGGAACCCGTGGCCGTTCGCGGCCCGCGGCTACGCGGTGCTGCTGCCCGACCCGGCCCTGTCGACCGGCTACGGTCAGCAGGGCCACCGGCGCGGCTGGGGGCAGTGGGGCGGGGTCCCGTACACGGACGTGATGGCGCTGACCGACGCAACCGAGGCCCGTGACGACATCGATGCCGCGCGCACCGCGCTCGGGGGCGGCTCCTACGGCGGCTACATGGCCAACCGGGTCGCCACGAGCACCGATCGGTTCAAGGCGATCGTGAGTCACGCGGGCCTGTGGGACCTGCGGTCCTTCCAGGGCGACACCGACGCGCCCTGGTACTTCCAGTGCATCTTCGGGGACCCGGTGACCCGGCCCGAGCGGTACGAGGCGCACTCCCCGTACCTGGACGCCGCGAAGATCCGTACGCCGATGCTGGTCATCCACGGCGCGAAGGACTACCGCGTGCCGGTCGGCCAGGGCGCCGCGCTCTTCCAGGATCTGCAGCGGTTCGAGGTGCCTGCGAAGTACCTGTACTTCCCGGACGAGAACCACTGGATCCTCTCCCCGGGCCACATCCAGGTCTGGTACGAGGCGTTCCTGAACTTCCTCGACCACCACGTCCTCGGTGCCGAGTGGCAGCGGCCCGGACTGCTGTGA
- a CDS encoding RICIN domain-containing protein produces MVVVAGSAVVVSQASAQQKTLDLKKWYVLVNRNSGKVLDDRAYATKDGAAVVQWSRHGGANQQWRFIDAGDGYYRLQNRNSGKVLDDLGWSKTAGSALVQWKDLNGTNQQFKLAKSPDGYVRLVNRFSGMAVDVRNAAKADGSGVVQNRDRGGADQQWQLVPAGSVGGAGTPTAPSGGVPASPTPSGTRPAPSASPSSSSSSPAGGGGSSTKRFMGSDKVVIGGSMTDASATAAPFDARYAYVHSQPAPSSDYYTAAKCKDGWSSWWGCWNGSTTAPGTYVTWRDEVASQATYKGSPRPQKMLWTWYSLRDLGDAAGEGDGPGEVKAINRVDLLTRYLNDYRFFLQKIGTSHDAIDIEPDFWGYVRSLGDPHKVAAQVSAANPKDCGSQENSAAGLSRCLISMAHKYAPNTAAGLHLTCWDWETNTQACVKDYAKLGAQDADFLATDVSDRDAGWYAQPAHGGSDHFWTDQKAAATLQFYKTMAESVGKPVVLWQIPVGNMAQNNTLNHYKDDKVDWFFAHMNQVANAHVAGLFFGPGQQEQTTVESDGGNLIRKTIAYHNSGGTALK; encoded by the coding sequence ATGGTGGTCGTTGCCGGCTCGGCTGTCGTGGTCAGCCAGGCTTCGGCACAGCAAAAGACCCTGGATCTGAAGAAGTGGTACGTGCTGGTCAACCGCAACAGCGGCAAGGTGCTGGACGACCGCGCCTACGCCACGAAGGACGGCGCGGCGGTGGTGCAGTGGAGCCGTCACGGCGGCGCCAACCAGCAGTGGCGGTTCATCGACGCGGGTGACGGGTACTACCGGCTGCAGAACCGGAACTCCGGCAAGGTGCTGGACGACCTCGGCTGGTCCAAGACCGCCGGCTCCGCTCTCGTGCAGTGGAAAGACCTGAACGGCACCAACCAGCAGTTCAAACTGGCCAAGTCGCCGGACGGCTACGTGCGTTTGGTCAATCGCTTCAGTGGCATGGCTGTCGATGTCCGAAACGCCGCCAAGGCCGACGGGAGCGGCGTCGTCCAGAACCGCGACCGGGGCGGCGCCGATCAGCAGTGGCAACTCGTCCCGGCCGGGAGTGTCGGCGGCGCCGGTACGCCCACCGCGCCGAGCGGCGGCGTTCCCGCAAGCCCGACTCCGAGCGGCACGCGACCGGCGCCTTCGGCTTCGCCTTCGTCTTCGTCTTCGTCGCCCGCGGGCGGTGGCGGCAGCTCGACGAAGCGGTTCATGGGCAGTGACAAGGTGGTCATCGGCGGCTCGATGACCGACGCCTCGGCGACCGCCGCGCCGTTCGACGCGCGCTACGCCTATGTGCACAGCCAGCCCGCGCCCTCGTCGGACTACTACACGGCAGCGAAGTGCAAGGACGGGTGGTCGAGCTGGTGGGGCTGCTGGAACGGCAGCACCACGGCGCCCGGCACGTACGTGACCTGGCGGGACGAGGTGGCGTCCCAGGCGACGTACAAGGGCAGCCCGCGTCCGCAGAAGATGCTCTGGACCTGGTACTCGTTGCGCGACCTCGGCGATGCGGCGGGCGAGGGCGACGGTCCGGGCGAGGTCAAGGCCATCAACCGGGTCGACCTGCTCACCCGGTACCTGAACGACTACCGTTTCTTCCTCCAGAAGATCGGCACGTCGCACGACGCGATCGACATCGAGCCCGACTTCTGGGGCTACGTCCGGTCGCTCGGCGATCCGCACAAGGTTGCCGCGCAGGTCTCGGCCGCAAATCCGAAGGATTGCGGATCGCAGGAGAACAGCGCCGCCGGACTCTCCCGCTGCCTGATCTCGATGGCCCACAAGTACGCGCCGAACACCGCCGCGGGGCTCCACCTCACCTGCTGGGACTGGGAGACCAACACACAGGCTTGCGTCAAGGACTACGCGAAGCTCGGGGCGCAGGACGCCGACTTCCTGGCCACCGATGTGTCGGACCGCGACGCAGGCTGGTACGCACAGCCGGCCCACGGCGGCAGTGACCACTTCTGGACCGACCAGAAGGCCGCCGCCACGCTGCAGTTCTACAAGACGATGGCCGAGTCCGTGGGCAAGCCCGTGGTCCTGTGGCAGATCCCCGTGGGCAACATGGCACAGAACAACACCCTCAACCACTACAAGGACGACAAGGTGGACTGGTTCTTCGCGCACATGAACCAGGTCGCGAACGCCCATGTCGCCGGCCTGTTCTTCGGTCCAGGGCAGCAGGAACAGACCACGGTCGAGTCCGACGGCGGAAACCTGATCCGTAAGACGATCGCCTATCACAACTCGGGCGGTACAGCACTCAAGTAG
- a CDS encoding nuclear transport factor 2 family protein, protein MRYRKTLPWLAAVALACFATACSSTSGNDPAASSTTSAAARSASASEERNKALVLRLYSEAFNKDKTDVVKELVATDYVQHDKSVPGGADGQVKQFKDVKAKIPGAVATVKHVAADGDLVAVHWQASATPANEATGEAQADLFRVDNGKLVEHWGITQTVPAKTASGNSLFSDVYRYPNGAPTLSEEQEEKNRKFAVDAYRKLSDGDATVIDKSWNPRYYQHNPAAPNGTAPLKQFFEQNTQDAPSPSSTGGGGTRFGNTLADGDLVWVFSSDYVVVDLFRVVDGKITEHWDVVADGH, encoded by the coding sequence GTGAGATACCGCAAGACCCTGCCCTGGCTCGCTGCCGTGGCCTTGGCCTGCTTCGCGACCGCCTGCAGCAGCACGTCCGGCAACGACCCGGCCGCCTCGTCGACGACGTCCGCCGCGGCCCGCTCGGCGTCGGCCTCCGAGGAGCGGAACAAGGCGCTCGTTCTGCGCCTGTACTCGGAGGCGTTCAACAAGGACAAGACCGACGTGGTGAAGGAACTCGTCGCGACCGACTACGTGCAGCACGACAAGTCGGTGCCCGGTGGAGCCGACGGGCAGGTCAAGCAGTTCAAGGACGTCAAGGCGAAGATCCCCGGTGCGGTGGCGACCGTCAAGCACGTGGCAGCCGACGGTGACCTGGTGGCCGTGCACTGGCAGGCGTCGGCCACCCCGGCGAACGAGGCGACGGGCGAGGCCCAGGCCGACCTGTTCCGGGTCGACAACGGCAAGCTGGTCGAGCACTGGGGCATCACGCAGACCGTGCCGGCCAAGACGGCCAGCGGGAACTCGCTGTTCAGCGACGTGTACCGGTACCCGAACGGGGCACCGACCCTGTCCGAGGAGCAGGAGGAGAAGAACCGGAAGTTCGCGGTCGACGCGTACCGCAAGCTCTCCGACGGTGACGCGACCGTGATCGACAAGAGCTGGAACCCGCGGTACTACCAGCACAACCCGGCGGCCCCGAACGGAACGGCTCCGCTGAAGCAGTTCTTCGAGCAGAACACGCAGGACGCCCCCTCGCCCAGCAGTACCGGAGGCGGCGGGACCCGGTTCGGCAACACCCTCGCCGACGGGGACCTGGTGTGGGTCTTCAGCTCCGACTACGTCGTCGTGGACCTCTTCCGCGTGGTCGACGGAAAGATCACCGAGCACTGGGACGTCGTCGCCGACGGGCATTGA
- a CDS encoding DUF4145 domain-containing protein: MTQDDDLEGRWSDPVRVYPPTGGQLSFSVPSKLRDECEEARRCFTSKSFTATAVMVRRVLEGLCHDQGATAKPLINALKQLAADGKLDGRLLEWAQELRGLGNHGAHHTGIPVQRQDAHDALLLTEAILNYVYALPMQFEAFRRRRAGEPPLLPPALASIQVQQAPSAEAVFPGDGPSACTTSAPDTAGSSGEPR; the protein is encoded by the coding sequence GTGACCCAGGACGATGACCTCGAAGGACGCTGGTCTGACCCCGTACGGGTCTACCCACCTACGGGTGGTCAGCTCAGCTTCAGCGTTCCGAGCAAGCTGCGCGACGAGTGTGAAGAAGCTCGCCGTTGCTTCACCAGCAAGTCCTTCACTGCTACGGCTGTCATGGTCCGACGGGTCCTCGAAGGTCTCTGCCACGACCAAGGAGCGACCGCGAAGCCACTGATAAATGCGCTCAAGCAACTCGCGGCCGACGGGAAGCTTGATGGTCGCTTGCTTGAGTGGGCCCAGGAGTTGCGAGGTCTCGGTAACCACGGAGCGCACCACACCGGCATACCGGTACAGAGGCAGGATGCACATGATGCTCTGCTGCTCACAGAAGCAATCTTGAACTACGTATACGCCCTCCCCATGCAGTTCGAGGCATTCCGGCGGCGCAGGGCAGGTGAGCCTCCGTTGCTCCCGCCGGCCCTCGCAAGCATCCAGGTGCAGCAAGCTCCTTCGGCCGAAGCGGTGTTCCCCGGCGATGGGCCGAGCGCCTGCACCACAAGCGCACCAGATACAGCGGGGAGCAGCGGGGAACCACGGTGA
- a CDS encoding protein-arginine deiminase domain-containing protein: MNRVRVRTATALAIALAAVSGTVSAATAAGTGAVRADIRADVNRDGTVDVTGDSDVAGKTTWNSGRGAIFLPNLGDKLRRCKTRTPDGRWLSNAQLEACNDAQSDVVRAPEYLAPLRTVPVGNVSDAATGTLQLVGPGRSKVRLFLKRGDAWTYVTAGTQVTAAELRAGLRLGLDGRDVIREDWDGRITVRFTVTDGGRTSTDEVMLRAAPVLTQHHLQRVEQALVVDGNRDDRNQRKFAREFAREVRKAGITKPTYMFKDGSDIWAQDFIEPGYVSMPGPGGKPRVLRVMIRSAQMDRDAGKQVFELRGPGVGAVQINKGRYDGQINSTGNLETIPPYTHNGTSYPAGRIITGRHGSRLPAHTAFLKAQQAQDPLVLDTGWLGVGHVDEFVQFLPADTPRGWKIGIADPEGALALLRKAQRDGHGHTKVFSIPRSYAWGRVPTIDQALADRQLLKDNAYAARKIKENLALLKRETGVTDAEIVKIPAMFEGGFGGSPGAQDRPVIAYHPGAVNGVVLTPTTYVSPKPWGPVIGGKDILAQAVTKAYAKVGMRVRYLDDWRTHHVSAGEVHCGTNTIRAAGTPWFNSPK, encoded by the coding sequence ATGAACAGAGTGAGGGTCAGGACCGCGACAGCGTTGGCGATCGCCCTGGCGGCCGTCTCCGGCACTGTGTCGGCGGCCACGGCTGCGGGCACGGGGGCCGTACGGGCGGACATCCGTGCCGATGTGAACCGTGACGGCACGGTCGATGTCACCGGGGATTCCGATGTCGCGGGCAAGACGACGTGGAACAGCGGGCGGGGCGCGATCTTCCTGCCGAACCTCGGTGACAAATTACGGCGTTGCAAGACCAGGACGCCGGACGGCCGCTGGCTGTCCAATGCTCAACTTGAGGCCTGCAACGACGCCCAGAGCGACGTCGTGCGGGCGCCCGAGTACCTGGCGCCGCTGCGCACCGTCCCGGTCGGCAACGTCTCGGACGCAGCCACCGGCACCCTCCAACTGGTCGGCCCTGGCAGGTCCAAGGTGCGGCTGTTCCTCAAGCGCGGCGACGCCTGGACCTACGTCACCGCCGGCACCCAAGTCACCGCCGCCGAACTGCGTGCCGGGCTCCGGCTCGGTCTGGACGGGCGGGACGTCATACGGGAGGACTGGGACGGCCGGATCACCGTCCGGTTCACCGTCACCGACGGCGGCCGCACCTCCACGGACGAGGTGATGCTGCGTGCCGCCCCGGTCCTGACGCAGCACCATCTTCAGCGCGTCGAGCAGGCGCTGGTCGTGGACGGCAACCGCGATGACCGCAACCAGCGGAAGTTCGCCCGAGAGTTCGCCAGGGAAGTGCGCAAGGCCGGTATCACCAAGCCGACGTACATGTTCAAGGACGGCTCGGACATCTGGGCGCAGGACTTCATCGAGCCCGGCTATGTCAGCATGCCCGGCCCCGGCGGTAAACCGCGTGTCCTGCGCGTGATGATCCGCTCCGCGCAGATGGACCGTGACGCCGGCAAGCAGGTCTTCGAGCTGCGCGGGCCCGGTGTCGGCGCCGTACAGATCAACAAGGGCCGGTACGACGGCCAGATCAACTCCACGGGCAACCTGGAGACCATCCCGCCGTACACACACAACGGCACGTCCTACCCGGCGGGCCGGATCATCACCGGCAGGCACGGCTCCCGGCTGCCCGCGCACACGGCCTTCCTCAAGGCCCAGCAGGCGCAGGACCCCCTGGTGCTCGACACCGGATGGCTCGGTGTCGGCCACGTGGACGAGTTCGTGCAGTTCCTGCCCGCCGACACCCCGCGCGGCTGGAAGATCGGCATCGCCGACCCGGAGGGCGCGCTCGCCCTGCTGCGCAAGGCCCAACGCGACGGGCACGGCCACACGAAGGTGTTCTCCATCCCCCGCTCCTACGCCTGGGGCCGCGTCCCCACGATCGACCAGGCCCTGGCCGACCGGCAGTTGCTGAAGGACAACGCCTACGCGGCCCGGAAGATCAAGGAGAACCTGGCGCTGCTGAAGCGCGAGACCGGCGTCACGGACGCCGAGATCGTGAAGATCCCGGCGATGTTCGAGGGTGGCTTCGGTGGCTCCCCCGGAGCGCAGGACCGTCCGGTCATCGCCTACCACCCCGGTGCCGTCAACGGCGTCGTGCTGACCCCCACCACGTATGTCTCCCCCAAGCCGTGGGGCCCGGTCATCGGCGGTAAGGACATCCTCGCCCAGGCGGTGACCAAGGCGTACGCCAAGGTCGGCATGCGGGTGCGCTACCTGGACGACTGGCGTACCCACCACGTCTCCGCCGGTGAGGTGCACTGCGGCACCAACACGATCCGCGCCGCCGGCACCCCCTGGTTCAACTCCCCCAAGTAG
- a CDS encoding DUF6221 family protein produces MDDLLKFLRARNEEDNHAHAYVAHTFGGEALLDSHLPMLDLIDMLARDFKVMDSTDSRIAGLGYALRVLAQSYAEHSDYREEWRP; encoded by the coding sequence ATGGACGACCTTCTGAAGTTCCTCCGTGCGCGCAACGAGGAGGACAACCACGCCCATGCCTACGTGGCTCACACCTTCGGTGGCGAGGCCCTCCTCGACAGTCATCTGCCGATGCTCGACTTGATCGACATGCTGGCGCGGGACTTCAAGGTGATGGATTCCACGGACTCGCGCATTGCCGGTCTTGGGTACGCGCTTCGCGTCCTCGCTCAGTCGTACGCAGAGCATTCTGACTACCGCGAGGAGTGGCGACCCTAG
- a CDS encoding type II toxin-antitoxin system VapC family toxin, which produces MSGALVLDSECLAKAVQRDREIHEWLTAARDADLPVITSVAVLVEVIHPKINDAALKWALSRLSVEPVTQAVAQSAGALLRAAGLHGHKYAIDAMLCATALQHPGRVTILTSDVEDIGLLTAEHPRVSSEKV; this is translated from the coding sequence GTGAGCGGTGCCCTGGTCCTGGACAGCGAGTGCCTGGCGAAGGCCGTACAGCGTGATCGGGAAATCCACGAGTGGCTGACGGCGGCTCGCGACGCGGACCTGCCAGTGATCACCTCAGTCGCCGTGCTGGTCGAGGTGATCCACCCGAAGATCAACGATGCCGCACTGAAGTGGGCCCTGTCCCGCCTGAGTGTCGAGCCGGTGACCCAGGCCGTCGCGCAATCCGCCGGCGCTTTGCTGCGCGCAGCGGGGCTGCACGGCCACAAGTACGCCATCGACGCCATGCTGTGCGCGACCGCCCTGCAGCATCCCGGCCGGGTGACGATCCTGACTTCCGATGTGGAAGACATCGGGCTGCTCACCGCCGAGCACCCACGCGTGAGTTCGGAGAAGGTCTGA
- a CDS encoding tyrosine-type recombinase/integrase — protein MANKKGRRRRFGAVRQYRSGKWTASYLGPDGNRIRAEEPFDTKKDAEIWLSQVEADLSRGDWRAPDAGAVNFGVYAEKRVEERELAVRSEDLYKHLLRLHILPAFGTLDLDEITAPRVREWRAERLRTTKAKTTVAKSYRLLKGILETAVDDDLITRNPCRIKGAGKESAAERRIATVAQVDALAEAIGIRWRLMVCLGAYGPMRPEELAGLRRRDVDLDNLVIRVRVAEPERTNGKRAPGETKSDAGVRAVALPASLHKEVKQHLAWFAEKEPGGLLFVGEKGAPFRRTSFGRKWRRARAVVGLPDGFRFYDLRHTGHTLSTRSGATLKDTMVCAGQSSEKAALIYQHSDEERQGDVAAGLDDLVRAERAKHHSRERAKQVGGDADSARA, from the coding sequence ATGGCTAACAAGAAGGGGAGGCGTCGCCGCTTCGGAGCGGTGAGGCAGTACCGGTCCGGCAAGTGGACGGCGTCGTACCTCGGGCCCGACGGCAACCGCATCCGTGCGGAAGAGCCTTTCGACACGAAGAAAGATGCGGAGATCTGGCTGTCCCAGGTTGAGGCAGACCTCAGTCGCGGGGACTGGCGCGCTCCCGACGCCGGCGCGGTCAACTTCGGCGTCTACGCCGAGAAGCGGGTCGAGGAACGGGAGCTGGCTGTTCGTTCTGAGGACCTGTACAAGCACCTCCTTCGGCTGCACATCCTCCCTGCCTTCGGGACGCTCGACCTGGACGAGATCACCGCTCCCCGCGTCCGTGAATGGCGGGCTGAGCGCCTCCGCACCACCAAAGCGAAAACCACCGTCGCCAAGTCGTACCGCCTCCTGAAAGGCATCCTTGAGACCGCTGTCGACGATGACCTGATCACCCGCAACCCGTGCCGGATCAAGGGCGCGGGCAAGGAGTCCGCCGCTGAACGGCGCATCGCCACCGTCGCCCAGGTCGACGCTTTGGCCGAAGCCATCGGTATCCGCTGGCGCCTCATGGTCTGCCTCGGCGCGTATGGCCCGATGCGCCCCGAGGAGCTGGCCGGCCTCCGCCGCCGGGACGTCGACCTCGACAACCTGGTGATCCGCGTCCGCGTTGCCGAGCCTGAGCGGACCAACGGCAAGAGGGCCCCCGGCGAGACCAAATCCGACGCGGGCGTCCGTGCCGTCGCCCTCCCGGCCTCCCTCCACAAGGAGGTGAAGCAGCACCTCGCCTGGTTCGCCGAGAAGGAGCCCGGGGGCCTGCTCTTCGTCGGCGAGAAGGGCGCCCCCTTCCGGCGCACGTCCTTCGGCCGCAAATGGCGGCGGGCCCGTGCTGTCGTCGGCCTTCCGGACGGCTTCCGCTTCTACGACCTTCGGCACACCGGACACACGCTCTCGACCCGTTCGGGCGCGACCCTCAAGGACACGATGGTTTGCGCTGGCCAGTCATCCGAGAAGGCCGCGCTGATCTATCAGCACTCCGACGAGGAGCGGCAGGGCGACGTCGCCGCCGGGCTCGATGACCTGGTCCGCGCTGAGCGTGCGAAGCACCACAGTAGGGAGAGGGCCAAGCAGGTTGGTGGCGACGCAGACAGCGCGCGAGCATGA